CCAACGGCAGCATGCCAGCGCTGCAATCTCGCGCGTTGTCGAGCGACGTCTGCGCAACGGCGCGATCGGTTCCGTCGCCGCCTCGCTGTGCGCCATTTACAATCCAAGAGTACTGGCGGCGCTCGATCCAGCCCCTCTGCTCTCTGACGGAACAATAGAAGATGCTTCGTTTCCGCCTCGGTCTGCGCTGCGCCGCGTGCGCTCTCATCAGCTCATTGCTGTCGACGTCGACGACAGTCGCCCAGATCACCATCGATGCGAACTTCGACTCCGGCTCGCTGAAAAGCTATTCCGTCACCCGCGCGGCCATCAACCTCGTCGGCCGCGACAGCTACGCCTTCGGCCAACATCCGCTCGGCGGCGACCATTGGCGGTGGATGTACTTCAAAGCCACCGGCGTGCTGAACACGAATCCGACCTTCTCGGTTGCCGGCGAGTTCGGCGGCGATAACACCGACTATCCGCCGACGCTCGCGAATCACGAACTTGCCGATCACGAGATGGTCTACTCGTACGACGGCGTGAACTGGGAATTCTTCCCCCACGCGAACAACACGCTGCAAAACATCGGCGACGGCAATTCAGCCAACGACCTCTTCACGTTCAACCTCGGTTCCAATTTCACGCAGAACGAGGTCTACGTCGCTTACGCCATTCCCTACACCTACGCCCGCAGCACGGCCCACACGCAGAAGGTAATCGCCTCGCCCTGGGCGACGCCGACGGCTTCCGGCAACGCGAATGGCGTGATCGGCCAATCGCCGGCAGGGGTCGACGACATTGGCCGCTCGATCCCCGCCCTCGACCTCTACGCCTACCGCATCACGAACCCTGCGACAGACTCCGCGACGCCGAAGCATCGGGTGATGATCGCCACCGGTCAGCACGCATCGGAAACGCTCGGCATCTACACCTACGAAGGGCTCGTCGATTGGTTGATCTCCGACGACCCGCGCGCCGCAGCGCTTCGCGATAAAACAGAGATTCTCGGCTATCCGACGCTCAACGCCTCGGGGCGCTACGCAGGCCTGAATCGTTCGATGCTGCAGTGGCAGAACACCGACTCGAACGGCTACTGGTATCCCAATGCCGTCTCCTCGAGCGACTACGTTTCGCCCCAGCGGACGGAGCAGATGATCAACGGCGAAGCGATGCGGGCCGACAAAGCCGCCACGCCGGGCGCCGTGACTGATCTGTTCTTGGACTTCCACTCCTCCGTCCCCGACTACAACATCGCCGGGCCCAACGGCGAAGGGGGCGGCGGCCGCGACGATTGGGGCTACATCACCAACAACGCCGCGTCGCTGAACAACCCGTGGTGGCTGGCGCTCAAGGAACTGCAACCCAATCTGCTCGAAGAAACCTCCGGCACGACGGCCGCCAGCAAGACGCTCACCGGTTTCGCGCTCGGCTTCCTCAACGCGCAGATGTCGGTCACGCTCGAGAATCAGTTTGGCATCAGCCGACCGATCTCTTTCTACCAAGACTACGGCAAGAACGTCGGCCTCGCGATGTACGAAGCGTGGATCCGCGTCGACAATCCGCTGGCGGCCGACTTCGACGAAGACGGCGACGTCGACGCAGGCGATCTCGCCGCCTGGAAACTCGGCTTCGGCACGCTGTCAGACGCCCAGCACTACCAAGGCGACGCGAACAACGACGGCGTCGTCGACGGCGCCGACCTGCTCGTCTGGCAGCGGCAGTTCGGCGGGACGTCGCCTCCCATTGCAATCCCAGAACCCACAGGAGTACTACAGCTTTTTACTGGACTTATGTTCATGTCGCTGCTATGGTATCAATCGCACCGCCGATTGTTACTGAAACACGAACTCCAACTAGCCCCGACCTAGCTAGGTCGGGGCTGCTTCAAACGGAGCAACGCCCTTGCCTTGCTACCTCTTCACCTGGCATGCCTACGGCACGTGGATGCCTGATCGCCCGCAAGGCTATGTAAAAAAGAGGCAAGGCGTTTTGCCTCCCGACCCAGAACAAGCTCGCCGCTATCGAGCACGGCAGAAAGAGCCAACGGCTAGCTTCGCTTCAACTGAACAGCGCCTAATCATCGACGAATCGCTCATCGCCGCCGAAAAACGCCGCTTCCGCCTCCACGGCGTCGCGACCGAGCCTACGCATCTGCATTTACTACTGAGTTGGCGCGACGAACGAACGTTCGAATTGTTGCGTCGCGGGGTGCGTGAATCAATTTCGCGGCGATTGAACGCACACCTACGCCACCGCTGGCTAGAGCAAGGCGGCAGCCGCAAACAAGTGCGCGAGCAGTCGCACTTCAACTATCTGATGGCGACGTACCTGCCAAAACACCACGGCTGGAAGTGGCGCGAAGGCCTTGGCTTCTATCAATGAGACTTTCTAATTCGCGGCGCAATCATTCAACGCGCAGCGAATAGCCCCGACCTAGCTAGGTCGGGGCTAGTTTGAGCTGAAGATGCGTACGAGCGCGAGCTCTCAAAGAAGCGTGCAAGAAGCCCGCTTATTCCTTGACGCGTTCTTCGGTCACTTCATCAAGCGCCGGTTCTTGGCGTTCCTCCTCAACTGCTTCCAACGCCTTAAGTCGCTCCTGCAGCTTTTTGAGTTCCTCTTCAGCCGCCAGCAGCTTCTTCAGTTCATCCTTCGGCACGACGCTGAACTCTTGGCCGTTAGATGAAATTTCGGGAACAAATCCTTTCGGCAGCGGCGGGGCAATCGGCGCCGTCTTGAACTGCGGCGGAGCCGGTGCGGGCGGGGCGGTGAGCACCATATCGGGCGCGTCTGGGGTGGCCTTAAAGTGGATGACTCCCGGCCGAACTTCAACCCTCGGCGCGGCCAATTTCGCGGGCCGAGCCTCGCGCACCTTCCGTTCAACTCGGTCAAGTTCGACGCGAGCTCGCTCCTTGGCCTTGATCGTCGCTGCCACCTGTGCTTCGGCGGCCGCCTTCATCGCGTTGTGCTGCGCCTTGATGGCCTGCAGTTCCGCCACCTTGGCAAGTTCGTGGACCTGCTCGACCTTGAAGTGGACGTTCTTCCTCGCTTCGTCATCCTCTGCGGCGGCCTTCGCCTCAAGGGACTCCTTCACCCGCTGAGCATTCATCTCGCATAACTTCACTTCGGCTAGCGTGAGATCTTTCTCTGCGGAGAGTTCGAGGATCTCTCCTTCGTTTTGCTTGGCGATGCCTTGCTCGGCCAACGCCGTCGTGTGCTGGACTTTGAATTGGATCGCCTCGGCCTTCTTCTTCAGCCCCTCCGCCTTCAGAGCCCAATACTCCCCTTCGAGCTTCAGCGTCGCTACGCTGCCGCCGGACACCGGCGAGGCGCTGGTCTCAAATCGGGGCACAAGCACGTCCGCCGGCGGCGGCGTGAACTGTGTAGTGCGTCCATAGGCGAATGCCTGCACCTGTGGCGCCCCGTCCGCAACCGTCTGCCATGATTGAACTGGAACGGACATTTCCACCGGTACTTCGTTGGTAACCGTCACCGCGGCGATGTTCTCCGCCGCGACGGTATTGGGTGCAGGCGTCGGATTTGGACTTGGGCTCGCCTGTGCGCCCTGCTCCGGCGACGTGGTCGCTACCGCGGCGTCAGTCACCACATCGACCAGATCAGCAGTCAGCGTCTGCACTTCTGATACGAGCGCCACGGCGTTTTCTTCAATCGCTTTCTCTTCGAGCTTCGCGCCGCTCTCGCCATCGACGTTCGTCGAGATGATCACGACGTTTCCATCGCCGCCCGCCTTCCCCTTCGGCGGATCAGCCTCGGCGACGGCGAGCATCCCTACGGCCAGGCAAACTCCCAGCACGCCAACGGCGGGCTTCGATGCAGCGGCGATCGTCATGGCAAGGATTCCCTTTTCAGCGAGTGAACAAGCGGCGCCGCCCTTCAGCGGCGCCCCTTTGATAACCATTGAGGCAAGTTTTGATTTCACGGCGAAGCCCATGCCGAGCGTCGCGGTCGACGCCACCAGGCCCGGCGTCGCGGCCGGAGCGCTCGACGCCGTCGATTGCACAATCCCCAGCGCCGCCGAGAGCGCGACGCCGCGGCGAAGCAGTCGCGAACGCAGCAGCCGCGTTCCGCGAGCGAGCAACCCTTTGATCGTTTGCGTGCTAACGCCCAACTGCTCGGCCGCCTCGCTCCGCGTGCGACCTTCCATGTAGCAGAGGACCAGCGGCTGCTGGTACCTGGCCGGCAGTGAGTTGAGTTCATCGAGTAGTCGCAACGCCTGCTCGTTCCGCTCGATGTCGGTCAGCTGATCGTCGAGCGAAGGAATGTCGGCCAGCAGCGGCGCTTCATTCCGCCGGCGATGCCGCGAGTGAGCGAGCAGCGCCGTCCGGTAAGCAACGCGGTAGAGCCAGCCTGCGGCGCTCTCGGTGGCGCGAATCGAGCGCGACTTCCGGGCGAGAATCAAAAATGTGGCTTGAAAGGCGTCCTCGACGTCTTGCTGATGACGGAGGATTTGCGAACAGACGCTCCACACCATGTTGGCGTGGGTTTCCACCACCTGGGCGAACGCCCGCTCGTCGCGGTAGCGTTGAAACCGCATCAACTGCTCGCCATCGGTCGGCGCGACGACCGGGGCGTCGACGGCCTGCCCTTCCGCAAAAGGGGCGTCGAAATCGGCGGTAGGTAAGAAGTCTGGCATCCGGCGGCGTCTCTCCACCCCATTAGAGGCCGGAACCGCCGCCGCGGACTGCGGAATTTTTAGAAAAAAGATAGCCGCTAGCGAGCGTGCTTTACTGGATTGGGTGCCACTGGCGTGTCGCCAGTGGGAAGTACCGGAACGCGACGACGACTGTTGGATGCGAAGCGGCCTAAAAAACAAGGCTGCCTGCTGCTCGCGATTGATTGTTAGTTAGTACCCGCTTCCGCACTGGCAAGATGCCAGTGGCACCCCCCACGCCGTGATATGTCATCCCTACTTCAAACCGACCCCCGGACGGAGCCCGGGGCTAGTGGGATGGCGGTCAGGTTACTTCCGCCCGTAGATCGCCTTCAACTGTCCCGCCGTCTCATCCGGCGCCGTCGCCTCGATCACCCGGGCGACTTCCTCGGCCGACATTCCGCGGTCCAGCATCTCTCGCTTCAGTTCCGCCTCGATCCGCCGCTGGTGTGCCTTCGAGACGACCGACGAAATCAGGCAAGCAAGCGTGACGATCACCCCCGTGAGGCACCCGATGCCGACAATCAGCAGCGAAAACCGCTGGTCGGATTCCAATCCCATGAACTTCTCTGTCCAGGGATCTATGGGTGGCGGGATTGAAACCTGGCCAAGAACTAAGGAGAGAGGGTGGAGATTCATCGTCGTTCACACCGCTTGAGTGGGCGCCGCCGGCTAGGACCGCCTGCCAGGCTACGAGTCGAACAAACGACCGCCCACGCCTGTTGTAGTATATCTGTCCCTGGCCATTCGTCGCCGCGGGTCAAATCTTGGCGCCTTCCGCCAGATTCGCCAGCCGCCATTCGGGGGGAGGCGTGAACTCTCCCAAGCGGCACAATAAGACCCCTGCCGCACTGTTCTGGCCGCGATTTCTAAACCCTTTTCCAATCGTGCCTATTTCTTGGGCGACCGGTGCCCGCGGCCGATTGACGCCTCACTCTAAGCCGTTTACCGTAAAGATGTTGGAGCCATTTTTATGGCTGCACCGGCAAACTCTCTCGGCTCCTTTCAGTCCGATTTCATTTCGCGTCGGAACTCCCTTTGGCCAAGCAACAACACAAACCATGGGGCGGCGTGTTTGACGGCGACGTCGACCCGCGCGTTGAGCGCTTCAGCGAAAGCGTCAGCTTCGACCATCGCCTCCACGCCCAAGATATCCGCGGCTCGATCGCGCACGCCCGCATGCTGGCAGAAACCGGCATGCTATCGGCAGATGAACGCGACCAGATCGTCGCCGGCCTCGAACAGATCGGCCGCGAGATCGCTGCTGGCGAGTTCCCGTTCAAGCAAGAGCTCGAAGACGTTCACATGAACATCGAGCGGGCCCTCACCGAACGCATCGGCGACGTCGGCCGCAAGCTCCACACGGGCCGCAGCCGCAACGACCAGGTGTCGACCGACTTCCGCCTCTGGATTCGCGACGCGATCGACCGGACGGACGAACTCCTCGCCAACTTGCAGCGAGCGTTCGTCGACCGTTGCGATCGCGACCACGGCATCATCCTGCCCGGCTACACCCACCTGCAACGGGCCCAGCCAGTGCTGGCGAACCACTACTGGCTCGCCTACACCGAGAAGTTCCAACGCGATCGCGACCGTCTCGCCGATTGCCGCCGCCGCGTCAACCAGCTCCCGCTCGGCACGGCCGCCCTCGCCGGGACGACGATCCCGATCGACCGCCGTCACGTCGCCGCGGCCCTCGATTTCGAAGGGATCGTCGCCAACAGCCTCGATTCCTCGAGCGATCGCGACTTTGCGATCGAGTTCGCCTTCGCCCTCACCCTCGTGGCTGAGCACCTCAGTACCTGGGCAGAGGAGTGGATTCTGTGGTCGACCGTCGAGTTCCGCTTCCTGCGGCTGCCGCATGCGTATTGCACCGGCTCGTCGATCATGCCGCAGAAGATCAACCCCGACGTGCTGGAGCTGATCCGCGGCAAAACGGCCCGCGTGGTAGGCAACCTCACGTCGCTCCTGGTGCTGGTGAAGGGGCTGCCGCTCGCCTACAACCGCGACCTGCAAGAAGACAAGCCACGGGTGTTCGACTCGGCCGATACCGTCGAAGCGTGCGTGGAACTGGCCGCCGCGGTCGTCACCGGCGCCGAGCTCAATCGCCCGGCGATCCACGAAAAGCTCGGCCGCGGCTACCTCGACGCCACGACGCTGATGGAACACCTCATCAAGCTCGGCGTCCCGCAGCGCACGGCTCACGAGATCATCGGCAAGCTGGTCGGCGTGGCGATGAAGCGCGATCTGCCGCTGAACAAGCTCGAAGTCGCCGAGTTTCAGGCCGCCCACCCGGCGCTCGACGAATCGGTCTACCAAGTCCTCGGCGTCGACCACGCAATCCTGGCGTTCAGCAGCGAGGGCTCGACGGCGCCGGCGCAAGTCGCCAAACAAGTCACGCTGTGGAAGGACCGCCTCGGTCTGGAACCGTAGCCTCCGAAATTGCCGCACACATCAACATCTGCTGCTTCTCATCCATGATTGATCGCTTCCTCACGTATCGCAGCCTGAGCGCCGTCGCCGCGACGATGATTCTCGCGACATCGCTCGTTCCGTCGCTGTCGGCGCAAGAACCAGCCGCCGATCCCGCCGCCGCGGCAGCGCCGACGTTGGATCAGTTCGCCCGCCGCGATCCCGCGGTCGCCTCGGTCCTCGAACTCAAGCGAACCACCCCCGCCGAGCAGCTGCGCGCGATCCTCATGCTGCTCGACCTCGGCCATGCCGACGTCGCCGCCCAGTTGCTGCCCGAATTGCTCGCCGCCAAGCTCGACGACGCCCAGAAGGCAGCCCTGGTCGGCGAGTTCGGCACCGCGAAATTCCTGAAGCTAATCCGCCTCGACCCACCGGTAGCGAAGGACGCAGCGCCCAATCAATTGGCCGGCGTTCGCGAGTTCGCCCAAAGCTGCATCATCGCCGCCGAGGCCGCGGCGAAAGATCCCAAGCGGATCGCCCAACTGATCGCGCAGCTCAACGCACCGACCGAGGGCGAGCGCTACGCCGCCCGCGTCGATCTCCGGGCCGCGGGCGACGCCGGCATGCTCGCCGCCATCAACGCCCTCGCCGCAGCCCAGGACGAAACCGTTCGCGGCAACCTGCTGGCGGCCCTCGCCGACATGCGGCCCGCCATCGACGCCCCGCTCCTCGCACTGCTGGCCGATTCGCAGGGCCAACTCCGTCGCGACGCCGCGGAACTCGCCGGCCATCTACACGTCGCCGCCGCCCTCCCCTGGCTGTCGACGATCGCGGTTACCGCAACCGATGCCTCGGCCGAATCGGCCGCTCGCAAGGCGATCTCCCAGCTCGGCTATCCCGAGCCGACGATCCACGAAGTTCAGAAGCTCCTGCGCGACCGTCTCGCCTCGATCAAATCGACGCCGGTGACGACCTTCGACGACGGCACCGTCGGCGTCTGGTGGTCGTGGAACCCGCAAACCAAAGAGCTCGCCGCCGCGACCTATGGCGTACCGCAACTGCGGGCGCTCACCGCGGCTCGCTTGGCCCGCGCGCTCGGCGAAGTCGGCGGCCTCACCGAACCCAACGACCGCCGCGCCGTGCTGCTCTACTCGCTCGAAGAGTCGGCCCTGCTCGGTCGCGGCGTCGACGCTCCGTTGAAGGAAGTCGTCGCCGCGCTCACGCCGAGCGAACTTTCGACGACGCTCGCCACGGCGATGAAGGAGCAATACACGGCCGCCGCTGTGATGATCGCCGAAGAACTCGGCCGCCGCGGCGACCTTTCGATTCTGTCGTCAGGCGGCGGGGAACCCTCGCCGCTCGCCGCCGCGTTGACGAGCCCCGACCGCGCCGTCCGCTTCGCCGCGCTCTCCGCGATCATGCAGCTCAACCCGCAACGGTCGTTCCCCGGTTCGAGTCAGGTGGCTAAATCGCTCTGGTACTTCGTCGGCGGCGCGGGCGAACCGACCGCCGTCGCCGCGGCGCCTGCGATCCTGGTTGCCAGCGATTGGGCCGGCAAACTCCGCGGCCAGGGCTACGACGCGATGCCAGTGAAGACGGGCCGCGAAGCCCTCGTCGCCGCCATCGATCCCGCCGTCGCCCCGCGGCTCGGCGTCATCGTGCTCGACAGCGATATCGGCCAACCGCTCCTTGGCGAGGTCGTTTACCAACTACGGGCGAGCGACCTTACCGCGAACGTGCCGATTTTGATCGCCGCGAGTGGTCCGCGATTCGCCTCGGCCCAACGCGTCGCCGAAGCGAACTCGTTGGTCTACGCGACGCCTCGTCCTCACGGCGACGGCTCCCTCGCCAACGTCGTGAAGGAAACTCTCGCCCTCAAGCCGACGCCGCTCGCGTCGACCGAGGTCCGCACCGCCCAGGCGAAGCAGGCCCTCGAATGGATCGCCAAACTGCTTGCTGCGAACGCCCCTTACGACGAACTCAAGCGCGACGCCTTCCTCGTCGATCGCACGTTGATGGCGCCTGAACTGGCCGCCGCGTCCGTGGGCGTGCTGGGCGCCCTCGGCACTCCCGAAAGCCAAACCGCTCTGGTCGATTTCGCCAGCGTGACGTCGCTGCCGATCGAAACCCGCCAAGCCGCAGCCGACGCCCTCGCCGCCAGCGTGAAGCAGTTCGGCGTTCAGCTAAAACGCGAGCAAGTCGTTCGCCAATACGACCGCTATAACGCCAGCGAAACTGCCGACAAGCCGACGCAAGAACTAATGGGCCGCCTCCTCGACGTCATCGAAAAGAAAGACTCCGCCTTGCAGAAGTAAAGAACCAACGGAGTCGGTCCGGGCGCTAGCGCTTCCGGCTCACTTCCCCACTCAGCATTCCGCATTCATCCTTCAGCATTTCCCTCCATGTCCCCTCGCACCCCGCAACTCGATGAATCACCCTCGGCTCCGCTGCCGGGCGTCATCGGCAATAGTGCGGCGATGCAGGAAGTCTTCCGCACCACGCGACAAGTCGCGCGGTCGAGCGCCTCGGTGCTCCTGCTCGGCGAGACGGGAACCGGCAAGGAACTGATCGCCCACGCGGTCCACACGCTCAGCGCTCGCCGCGATCGGCCGTTCGTCCGCGTCAACTGCGGCGCCCTCAGCGAGAGCCTGCTCGAAAGCGAACTCTTCGGCCACGTCCGCGGCGCCTTCACCGGCGCCATCGACAACCGCACCGGCCGGTTCGAAGCCGCGCATCAGGGTTCAATCTTCCTCGACGAAATCAACTCGACGACGCTCCACCTGCAGGTAAAGCTGCTCCGCGTCCTGCAGGAGCGAGAGTTCGAACGCGTCGGCGATACCCGCACGATCCGCGTCGACACCCGCATCATCGCCGCCAGCAACCGAGACCTGCTCGACTTGGCGATGGCCGGCACGTTCCGCGAGGACTTGTTCTATCGGCTCAACGTCGTGCCGATTTACATCCCGCCGCTGCGCGATCGGACCGAAGACATCCCGCTGCTAGTGACCCACTTTCTCAATCACTACAACGAGAAGAACGACCGCTACGTCGCCCACATCGAGCCGCGGGCCATGGAAGCCCTGCAGCGCTACTCGTGGCCCGGAAATGTCCGGGAACTCCAAAATTACGTCGAACGGGTCGTCGTCATGGCGCTCGGCGACGAGCTCACTTTTGAGCTCCTCCCCGAAGCGGTCCGCACCGGTCGGCAGCCGAAATCGCTCGGCCCCCGTACGATGACCTTTGAGGAGCTGTCGGAGGAACTGGTCGTTCAGGGACTCACCTCCGCGGGTGAAGACGACTGCGATCTGCATGGCCGAATCGTCAATCGCGTGGAACGCGAGGTGATTTCGCAAGTGATGAACCTGTGCGACGGCGTGCAAATCAAGGCCGCCGCCCGCCTGGGGATCAACCGCAACACCCTCCACAAGAAGCTGAAAGAGTACGGCCTCGACGACGCCGAAGGGGAATAAGTTCCCAGTAGCCGCGGGTCAACGACCCGCCAGGTGCCACTGGCGTCTTGCCAGTGCTCTTCGTTGCCTGAAGGGCCACATATCCACCCTTAGAAGAGTTTGAATTTTTATCCTCAGGCCAGCCGAGCCCAACTTACGAGCGGTTGATCTCTTAAACCTGCCGAGCACTTCTCACTGGCGATACGCCAGTGGCACCCGACACACGACATGCCTGCCGCCGTCACCATGCTCAGCTTCACCCTCTGCTACGGGGCGGCGCTCGCGCTGGAAGTCTTGGGCCTATGGGCGCGCCCACGCTGGCGGCGTTTGGCGGTAGTCGCCGCCGCCATCGCCGGCCTGGTCGCGCAGACCTGGTACCTCGCTGAGCGCGCCGCCAGTTCGCCCTGGGCGCCGCTGTCGAGCCAGCACGATTGGTACCTCTCGGCCGCGTGGGTGCTCGCCCTCATTTACGTCGGATTGGTCCTCTACCAACCGCGGGCCTCGATCGGCCTGTTTCTGCTCCCCATCGTCCTCGCTCTCATCGGCGCCGCCCGTTTCGCTAGCATCGAACCAATGGCCGGCGCCGAAATGCCCCGCATTTGGGGAATCTTGCACGGCGTCTTCCTGATGCTCGGCGCCGTCGCCGTGCTGCTCGGTTTCGTCGCGGGATTGATGTACCTCGTGCAAAGCGCACGACTGAAGAACAAGGCGCCGCTGAGCGATCGCTTCCGCCTGCCGAGCCTTGAATGGCTCGAACGTGTGAACGCCCGCTCGCTGATCGCCGCCACCGTGCTCGTCGGCCTCGGCTTCATTTCGGGCGTATTGATGCGGCTCGCCCTCCGCGACGGCAGTGGACTCCGCTGGACCGACCCGGTGGTGCTCAGCCTGAGCGGCATGTTCTCGTGGCTCGTCGCGGCCGAGGCGTTCCGCCTGGCTTACCCCGCCGCCCGGCGCGGCCGCAAGGTGGCGTATCTGACGCTCGCGGGGTTTGTGTTCCTAGTGATCACGCTGGCCGCGTTCATGAGCAGCCAATCGATGCACGGAAGGGCAGTTTCGAGTCGCGAGTCGCGAGTTGCGACTGAAGACATTGCGACTTCTCTCGAAACTCGAAACCCGAAACTCGAAACTTCGGGAGGCTCGCCATGAACCTCCGCATGATCGGTTGCACCCATCGCGCCTCCGGCGTCGACCT
This sequence is a window from Lacipirellula parvula. Protein-coding genes within it:
- the argH gene encoding argininosuccinate lyase, encoding MAKQQHKPWGGVFDGDVDPRVERFSESVSFDHRLHAQDIRGSIAHARMLAETGMLSADERDQIVAGLEQIGREIAAGEFPFKQELEDVHMNIERALTERIGDVGRKLHTGRSRNDQVSTDFRLWIRDAIDRTDELLANLQRAFVDRCDRDHGIILPGYTHLQRAQPVLANHYWLAYTEKFQRDRDRLADCRRRVNQLPLGTAALAGTTIPIDRRHVAAALDFEGIVANSLDSSSDRDFAIEFAFALTLVAEHLSTWAEEWILWSTVEFRFLRLPHAYCTGSSIMPQKINPDVLELIRGKTARVVGNLTSLLVLVKGLPLAYNRDLQEDKPRVFDSADTVEACVELAAAVVTGAELNRPAIHEKLGRGYLDATTLMEHLIKLGVPQRTAHEIIGKLVGVAMKRDLPLNKLEVAEFQAAHPALDESVYQVLGVDHAILAFSSEGSTAPAQVAKQVTLWKDRLGLEP
- a CDS encoding M14 family zinc carboxypeptidase, which translates into the protein MLRFRLGLRCAACALISSLLSTSTTVAQITIDANFDSGSLKSYSVTRAAINLVGRDSYAFGQHPLGGDHWRWMYFKATGVLNTNPTFSVAGEFGGDNTDYPPTLANHELADHEMVYSYDGVNWEFFPHANNTLQNIGDGNSANDLFTFNLGSNFTQNEVYVAYAIPYTYARSTAHTQKVIASPWATPTASGNANGVIGQSPAGVDDIGRSIPALDLYAYRITNPATDSATPKHRVMIATGQHASETLGIYTYEGLVDWLISDDPRAAALRDKTEILGYPTLNASGRYAGLNRSMLQWQNTDSNGYWYPNAVSSSDYVSPQRTEQMINGEAMRADKAATPGAVTDLFLDFHSSVPDYNIAGPNGEGGGGRDDWGYITNNAASLNNPWWLALKELQPNLLEETSGTTAASKTLTGFALGFLNAQMSVTLENQFGISRPISFYQDYGKNVGLAMYEAWIRVDNPLAADFDEDGDVDAGDLAAWKLGFGTLSDAQHYQGDANNDGVVDGADLLVWQRQFGGTSPPIAIPEPTGVLQLFTGLMFMSLLWYQSHRRLLLKHELQLAPT
- a CDS encoding sigma-70 family RNA polymerase sigma factor translates to MPDFLPTADFDAPFAEGQAVDAPVVAPTDGEQLMRFQRYRDERAFAQVVETHANMVWSVCSQILRHQQDVEDAFQATFLILARKSRSIRATESAAGWLYRVAYRTALLAHSRHRRRNEAPLLADIPSLDDQLTDIERNEQALRLLDELNSLPARYQQPLVLCYMEGRTRSEAAEQLGVSTQTIKGLLARGTRLLRSRLLRRGVALSAALGIVQSTASSAPAATPGLVASTATLGMGFAVKSKLASMVIKGAPLKGGAACSLAEKGILAMTIAAASKPAVGVLGVCLAVGMLAVAEADPPKGKAGGDGNVVIISTNVDGESGAKLEEKAIEENAVALVSEVQTLTADLVDVVTDAAVATTSPEQGAQASPSPNPTPAPNTVAAENIAAVTVTNEVPVEMSVPVQSWQTVADGAPQVQAFAYGRTTQFTPPPADVLVPRFETSASPVSGGSVATLKLEGEYWALKAEGLKKKAEAIQFKVQHTTALAEQGIAKQNEGEILELSAEKDLTLAEVKLCEMNAQRVKESLEAKAAAEDDEARKNVHFKVEQVHELAKVAELQAIKAQHNAMKAAAEAQVAATIKAKERARVELDRVERKVREARPAKLAAPRVEVRPGVIHFKATPDAPDMVLTAPPAPAPPQFKTAPIAPPLPKGFVPEISSNGQEFSVVPKDELKKLLAAEEELKKLQERLKALEAVEEERQEPALDEVTEERVKE
- a CDS encoding sigma-54-dependent transcriptional regulator → MQEVFRTTRQVARSSASVLLLGETGTGKELIAHAVHTLSARRDRPFVRVNCGALSESLLESELFGHVRGAFTGAIDNRTGRFEAAHQGSIFLDEINSTTLHLQVKLLRVLQEREFERVGDTRTIRVDTRIIAASNRDLLDLAMAGTFREDLFYRLNVVPIYIPPLRDRTEDIPLLVTHFLNHYNEKNDRYVAHIEPRAMEALQRYSWPGNVRELQNYVERVVVMALGDELTFELLPEAVRTGRQPKSLGPRTMTFEELSEELVVQGLTSAGEDDCDLHGRIVNRVEREVISQVMNLCDGVQIKAAARLGINRNTLHKKLKEYGLDDAEGE
- the ccsA gene encoding cytochrome c biogenesis protein CcsA, which produces MPAAVTMLSFTLCYGAALALEVLGLWARPRWRRLAVVAAAIAGLVAQTWYLAERAASSPWAPLSSQHDWYLSAAWVLALIYVGLVLYQPRASIGLFLLPIVLALIGAARFASIEPMAGAEMPRIWGILHGVFLMLGAVAVLLGFVAGLMYLVQSARLKNKAPLSDRFRLPSLEWLERVNARSLIAATVLVGLGFISGVLMRLALRDGSGLRWTDPVVLSLSGMFSWLVAAEAFRLAYPAARRGRKVAYLTLAGFVFLVITLAAFMSSQSMHGRAVSSRESRVATEDIATSLETRNPKLETSGGSP